Proteins from one Streptosporangium becharense genomic window:
- the dxr gene encoding 1-deoxy-D-xylulose-5-phosphate reductoisomerase yields MQPDTTRSVVLLGSTGSIGTQSLDVIARNPGRFRVAALAAGGGRIDLLARQAAEFRPEAVAVADVSAVPALREALAARGVDARVLAGPEGVAEAASRPCDVVLNGITGALGLTSTLAALEAGRTLALANKESLIVGGPLVKRLAKPGQLIPVDSEHSALAQCLWAGGPTGPDAQAVRRLIVTASGGPFRGRSRAELGDVTPEQALAHPTWSMGPVITVNSATLVNKGLEVIEAHLLFDIGFDRIDVVVHPQSVIHSMVEFVDGSTIAQASPPDMRLPIALALGWPERVAGAAGAVDWTTAHTWTFEPLDDEAFPAVALARQVGSTGGTAPAVYNAANEVCVEAFLAGRLRFPAIVDTVAAVVAEHTATEADTVAEVLEADSWARNRARELTATA; encoded by the coding sequence GTGCAGCCAGACACCACGCGCTCCGTCGTCCTGCTGGGCTCGACCGGTTCCATCGGCACCCAGTCCCTCGACGTCATCGCCCGCAACCCCGGACGGTTCCGGGTGGCGGCGCTCGCCGCCGGCGGCGGCCGGATCGACCTGCTCGCCCGCCAGGCCGCCGAGTTCCGGCCCGAGGCCGTCGCCGTCGCCGACGTCTCCGCCGTGCCGGCCCTGCGCGAGGCGCTGGCCGCCCGCGGGGTGGACGCGCGGGTCCTGGCCGGGCCCGAGGGGGTGGCCGAGGCCGCATCCCGGCCGTGCGACGTCGTCCTCAACGGCATCACCGGCGCGCTGGGGCTGACCTCGACGCTCGCCGCCCTGGAGGCGGGCCGGACGCTCGCGCTCGCCAACAAGGAGTCGCTCATCGTCGGCGGGCCACTGGTCAAGCGCCTGGCCAAACCGGGCCAGCTCATCCCCGTCGACTCCGAGCACTCCGCGCTCGCCCAGTGCCTGTGGGCGGGCGGCCCCACCGGTCCGGACGCGCAGGCCGTGCGGCGCCTGATCGTCACCGCCAGCGGCGGGCCCTTCCGTGGCAGGTCGCGGGCAGAACTCGGCGACGTCACCCCGGAGCAGGCGCTGGCCCACCCCACCTGGTCGATGGGCCCGGTCATCACCGTGAACTCGGCCACACTCGTCAACAAGGGCCTGGAGGTCATCGAGGCCCACCTGCTCTTCGACATCGGCTTCGACCGCATCGACGTGGTGGTCCACCCGCAGTCGGTCATCCACTCGATGGTCGAGTTCGTCGACGGCTCGACCATCGCCCAGGCCAGCCCGCCCGACATGCGGCTGCCCATCGCGCTCGCCCTCGGCTGGCCCGAGCGGGTCGCCGGGGCCGCCGGCGCGGTCGACTGGACCACCGCCCACACCTGGACGTTCGAGCCGCTCGACGACGAGGCGTTCCCCGCCGTGGCGCTGGCCCGGCAGGTCGGCTCCACCGGCGGCACGGCTCCGGCCGTCTACAACGCGGCCAACGAGGTCTGCGTCGAGGCGTTCCTGGCCGGGCGGCTGCGGTTCCCGGCCATTGTCGACACCGTGGCCGCCGTGGTCGCCGAGCACACCGCCACCGAGGCCGACACGGTCGCCGAGGTGCTGGAAGCCGACTCCTGGGCCCGGAACCGGGCACGGGAGCTCACCGCGACTGCCTAG
- a CDS encoding GNAT family N-acetyltransferase, which translates to MLRTTASRVLDDNDRDEVLALLDTDPVGNVFVAARVRSVGLNPARLGGQMWGFGPRGGLTSLCYAGANLVPVNAGPEAVHAFADRARKQGRRCSSIVGPAEAVRLLWERLEPYWGPARAIRWRQPVMAVTEPSPVPADPLVRRVRPDEFDILLPACVAMFTEEVGISPEVGDGGALYRSRVAELIRIGRSYARIEDGRVVFKAEIGAVTPLACQVQGVWVHPELRGRGYAVAGMAAVVEHALDCFAPIVSLYVNDYNAPARAAYRRAGFTEVDTFTSVLF; encoded by the coding sequence ATGCTGCGCACAACGGCGTCGCGCGTGCTCGACGACAACGACCGGGACGAGGTCCTGGCGCTCCTCGACACCGACCCCGTCGGCAACGTCTTCGTCGCCGCCAGGGTCCGCTCGGTCGGTCTCAACCCGGCCAGGCTCGGTGGCCAGATGTGGGGGTTCGGACCGCGCGGTGGCCTGACCTCGCTCTGTTACGCGGGGGCCAACCTGGTCCCGGTGAACGCCGGTCCCGAGGCCGTCCATGCCTTCGCCGACCGTGCGCGCAAACAGGGCCGCCGTTGCTCCTCGATCGTCGGGCCCGCGGAGGCGGTCCGGCTGCTCTGGGAGCGCCTGGAGCCGTACTGGGGGCCCGCCCGCGCCATCCGCTGGAGGCAGCCGGTGATGGCCGTCACCGAGCCGTCGCCGGTTCCGGCCGACCCGCTGGTCCGGCGGGTCCGGCCCGACGAGTTCGACATCCTGCTTCCGGCCTGCGTGGCGATGTTCACCGAGGAGGTGGGCATCTCCCCGGAGGTCGGCGATGGCGGCGCGCTCTACCGGTCCAGGGTCGCCGAGCTGATCAGGATCGGCCGGTCGTACGCCCGGATCGAGGACGGGCGGGTCGTCTTCAAGGCCGAGATCGGCGCGGTGACGCCGCTGGCCTGCCAGGTCCAGGGAGTGTGGGTCCACCCCGAGCTGCGCGGTCGCGGGTACGCGGTGGCCGGGATGGCCGCCGTGGTCGAGCACGCGCTCGACTGCTTCGCGCCGATCGTCTCGCTGTACGTCAACGACTACAACGCCCCGGCCAGGGCCGCCTACCGCAGGGCGGGTTTCACCGAGGTCGACACCTTCACCTCGGTGCTGTTCTGA
- a CDS encoding HipA family kinase, translating to MLEEIRATRYVTPLREGGSLPGVMEADDLGTYVVKFRGAGQGRRVLVAEIVCAGLARRLGFRTPELKVIDVDPQLGAREPDEEIQDLLKASEGDNLAVDFLPGALGFDPLAWDPDPGFASRLLWFDALVHNVDRSWRNPNLLHWHDAVWLIDHGAALWFHHNWPSADPLRGYDADDHVLAPYATRLPEADAELGEKITRDLLDGVVDEIPDEWLEDEPGFDGAQAVRQAYVDHLLTRAQGPRTWLPDPSGTRGQDRQERKSGSVGAFWRDNR from the coding sequence GTGCTGGAAGAAATCAGGGCGACCCGGTACGTGACACCCCTGCGCGAGGGCGGGTCGCTCCCCGGGGTCATGGAGGCGGACGACCTCGGCACGTACGTCGTGAAGTTCCGCGGCGCCGGGCAGGGCCGCCGCGTCCTGGTGGCGGAGATCGTGTGCGCGGGCCTGGCCCGGCGGCTGGGTTTCCGCACGCCCGAGCTGAAGGTGATCGACGTCGACCCGCAGCTCGGTGCCCGCGAGCCCGACGAGGAGATCCAGGATCTGCTCAAGGCCAGCGAGGGCGACAACCTCGCGGTCGACTTCCTGCCCGGCGCGCTCGGCTTCGACCCCCTGGCGTGGGACCCCGACCCCGGCTTCGCCTCCCGGCTGCTCTGGTTCGACGCGCTGGTGCACAACGTCGACCGGAGCTGGCGCAACCCGAACCTGCTCCACTGGCACGACGCCGTCTGGCTGATCGACCACGGCGCCGCGCTCTGGTTCCACCACAACTGGCCCTCCGCCGACCCGCTGCGCGGCTACGACGCGGACGACCACGTGCTGGCCCCGTACGCCACCCGGTTGCCCGAGGCCGACGCCGAGCTCGGCGAGAAGATCACCAGGGATCTGCTCGACGGGGTGGTGGACGAGATCCCCGACGAGTGGCTGGAGGACGAACCGGGGTTCGACGGCGCCCAGGCCGTGCGCCAGGCGTACGTCGACCACCTGCTGACCCGTGCCCAGGGCCCCCGGACCTGGCTGCCCGACCCGTCCGGCACGCGCGGGCAGGACAGGCAGGAGAGGAAGAGCGGCTCGGTCGGCGCGTTCTGGAGGGACAACCGGTGA
- a CDS encoding alpha/beta hydrolase, producing MKRVVGAAAGVGLLVAAVGVPQGAVAQERTGLVWGACRGTGRPVSQGTAPDPARRTDDTMECATLRVPLDYRNPHQTIGIALSRVRGKAPRDGDHLGSLLVNPGGPGASGLDLAKTVASTLPAEVADRLDVIGFDPRGVGDSEPALTCVDPKTYYAPPRLDHVPDSRRDEAALLSRARRYAEACGGRWSWMLPHLGTENSARDMDQIRAALGESKISYLGYSYGTYLGAVYATLFPDRVGRLVLDSVVDPRGVWYAANLTQNVAFDRRHQDFLKWTARHNVAYRLGETGREVSFAWYAMRERLERRPAGGVVGPSELDDIYTVGGYNDVVWPQLAKAFSAYVKKGETAPLVAAYRRHAENDAKDENSYAVYLGVQCRDAAWPRDWSRWRADMTRLHARAPFLTWPNAWYNAPCAFWPEQGGTPVRIRPGAQLPPALLIQSERDAATPYTGALHMRGLLPGSRLLAVPGGNHGVALGGNRCVDRRLAAYLKDGTLPPPAPGRHEPGDPDARCSGSPAPVPALRLGARTDASR from the coding sequence GTGAAAAGGGTCGTCGGAGCCGCCGCGGGAGTCGGTTTGCTGGTCGCCGCGGTCGGAGTGCCGCAGGGGGCCGTCGCCCAGGAGCGGACCGGGCTGGTCTGGGGGGCGTGCAGGGGGACCGGGAGGCCGGTTTCCCAGGGGACGGCACCCGACCCCGCCCGGCGCACGGACGACACCATGGAGTGCGCCACGCTGAGGGTGCCGCTCGACTACCGCAACCCGCACCAGACCATCGGCATCGCGCTGAGCCGGGTGCGGGGGAAGGCACCCCGTGACGGCGACCACCTGGGCTCGCTGCTGGTCAATCCCGGTGGCCCGGGAGCCTCCGGCCTCGACCTGGCCAAGACCGTCGCCTCCACGCTCCCCGCGGAGGTGGCCGACCGGCTCGACGTGATCGGGTTCGACCCGCGCGGTGTGGGCGACAGCGAGCCCGCGCTCACGTGCGTCGATCCGAAGACGTACTACGCGCCGCCCCGCCTCGACCACGTGCCGGACAGCCGGCGTGACGAGGCCGCGCTGCTCTCCCGTGCCCGCCGGTACGCCGAGGCGTGCGGCGGCCGGTGGAGCTGGATGCTGCCCCACCTGGGCACGGAGAACTCCGCCCGGGACATGGACCAGATCAGGGCCGCGCTCGGCGAGAGCAAGATCAGTTACCTCGGATACTCGTACGGGACCTATCTGGGGGCGGTCTACGCGACGCTCTTCCCCGACCGGGTCGGGCGGCTCGTCCTCGACAGCGTGGTGGATCCGCGCGGAGTCTGGTACGCCGCCAACCTCACGCAGAACGTCGCCTTCGACCGCAGGCACCAGGACTTCCTGAAGTGGACCGCCCGCCACAACGTCGCCTACCGGCTGGGCGAGACCGGCAGGGAGGTCTCCTTCGCGTGGTACGCCATGCGGGAGCGTCTGGAGCGGCGACCGGCCGGAGGGGTGGTCGGCCCGAGCGAACTCGACGACATCTACACCGTCGGCGGTTACAACGACGTCGTCTGGCCGCAACTGGCCAAGGCGTTCTCGGCGTACGTCAAGAAGGGCGAGACGGCTCCCCTGGTCGCCGCCTACCGCCGGCACGCGGAGAACGACGCCAAGGACGAGAACAGCTACGCGGTCTACCTCGGGGTGCAGTGCCGGGACGCCGCCTGGCCGCGCGACTGGAGTCGCTGGCGGGCCGACATGACCAGGCTGCACGCCAGGGCACCGTTCCTCACCTGGCCGAACGCCTGGTACAACGCGCCGTGCGCGTTCTGGCCCGAGCAGGGCGGCACCCCGGTGCGGATCCGCCCCGGCGCGCAGCTTCCCCCGGCCCTGCTGATCCAGTCGGAGCGCGACGCCGCGACACCGTACACCGGCGCGCTGCACATGCGCGGGCTGCTGCCCGGCTCCCGGCTGCTGGCGGTGCCGGGCGGCAACCACGGGGTCGCGCTCGGCGGCAACCGCTGCGTCGACCGGCGTCTGGCCGCCTACCTCAAGGACGGCACCCTGCCGCCGCCGGCACCGGGCCGGCATGAGCCCGGGGATCCGGACGCCCGCTGCTCCGGCAGCCCCGCACCCGTTCCCGCGCTGCGTCTCGGAGCGCGAACCGATGCGAGCAGGTAG
- a CDS encoding TIGR03619 family F420-dependent LLM class oxidoreductase, producing MQFWLAASFVETDQFLELAGAAERCGFHTLTLSDHIFYADFDSPYPYSETGTPGWDATTHWPDVWVTIGAMAAVTSTLRFAPNVYVAPARDLFTVAKQVSTAAVLSGDRVTFGVGVGWCKDEFLQTGQDFHTRGRRLDEMIPALRELWAGGTVEHHGTHFDYGPLSISPVPARPVPFFVGGDSEPALRRAARLGDGWLGNRIYTEEQLDRVLDDLRRYLKEYGRAVDALEIIAPLAAVPGADVYRRLAAKGVTGTMAAPWWLATPQEKARHGDGVELKVATMERFAEEVIARM from the coding sequence ATGCAGTTCTGGCTCGCCGCGTCGTTCGTCGAGACCGACCAGTTCCTGGAACTGGCCGGAGCGGCGGAACGCTGCGGCTTCCACACGCTCACCCTGTCCGACCACATCTTCTACGCCGACTTCGACTCGCCCTACCCGTACTCGGAGACCGGCACGCCCGGATGGGACGCCACCACGCACTGGCCCGACGTGTGGGTCACGATCGGCGCCATGGCCGCGGTCACCTCGACCCTGCGCTTCGCGCCGAACGTCTACGTCGCCCCGGCCCGCGACCTGTTCACCGTCGCCAAGCAGGTCTCCACGGCCGCGGTCCTGTCCGGGGACCGGGTGACCTTCGGCGTCGGGGTCGGCTGGTGCAAGGACGAGTTCCTCCAGACGGGCCAGGACTTCCACACCCGGGGCCGACGGCTGGACGAGATGATCCCGGCGCTGCGCGAACTCTGGGCGGGCGGCACGGTGGAGCACCACGGCACCCACTTCGACTACGGTCCGCTGTCGATCTCACCGGTCCCCGCCCGGCCGGTGCCGTTCTTCGTCGGCGGTGACAGCGAACCCGCCCTCCGCCGCGCCGCCAGGCTCGGCGACGGCTGGCTCGGCAACCGCATCTACACCGAGGAGCAGCTCGACCGGGTCCTCGACGACCTGCGGCGCTACCTGAAGGAGTACGGCAGGGCCGTCGACGCCCTGGAGATCATCGCTCCGCTGGCGGCCGTGCCCGGCGCCGACGTCTACCGCCGCCTCGCGGCCAAGGGCGTCACCGGCACCATGGCGGCCCCCTGGTGGCTGGCCACGCCGCAGGAGAAGGCCCGGCACGGCGACGGCGTCGAGCTCAAGGTCGCCACCATGGAGCGCTTCGCCGAGGAGGTCATCGCGAGGATGTGA
- the ispG gene encoding flavodoxin-dependent (E)-4-hydroxy-3-methylbut-2-enyl-diphosphate synthase — protein MTSVALGIPSVRTRPIAERRTSRQIMVGSVPVGGDAPVSVQSMTTTVTADVNATLQQIAELTAAGCQIVRVAVPSQDDADALPIIARKSKIPVIADIHFQPKYVFAAIAAGCAAVRVNPGNIKKFDDRVGEIAKAATEHGVPIRIGVNAGSLDPRLLAKYGKATPEALVESALWECSLFEEHGFRDIKISVKHNDPVVMIQAYRLLAARCDYPLHLGVTEAGPAFQGTVKSAVAFGALLAEGIGDTIRVSLSAPPVEEVKVGNQILESLNLRERGLEIVSCPSCGRAQVDVYTLAEQVQAGLTGMKVPLRVAVMGCVVNGPGEAREADLGVASGNGKGQIFVKGEVIKTVPESQIVETLIEEAMRLAEEMGVEIDLDDDTAGPEVVVG, from the coding sequence ATGACTTCTGTTGCTCTCGGAATCCCGTCCGTCAGGACCAGGCCGATCGCCGAGCGGCGCACCTCCCGTCAGATCATGGTCGGTTCGGTTCCGGTGGGCGGTGACGCGCCGGTCTCGGTGCAGTCGATGACCACCACGGTCACCGCCGACGTCAACGCCACACTGCAGCAGATCGCCGAGCTGACCGCCGCGGGCTGCCAGATCGTCCGGGTCGCGGTGCCGTCGCAGGACGACGCCGACGCGCTGCCGATCATCGCCCGCAAGTCGAAGATCCCGGTGATCGCCGACATCCACTTCCAGCCCAAGTACGTCTTCGCCGCGATCGCGGCGGGCTGCGCGGCGGTCCGGGTCAACCCGGGCAACATCAAGAAGTTCGACGACCGGGTCGGTGAGATCGCCAAGGCCGCCACCGAGCACGGGGTGCCGATCCGCATCGGGGTCAACGCCGGCTCGCTGGATCCGCGGCTGCTGGCCAAGTACGGCAAGGCCACCCCGGAGGCGCTGGTGGAGTCGGCGCTGTGGGAGTGCTCGCTGTTCGAGGAGCACGGTTTCCGCGACATCAAGATCTCGGTCAAGCACAACGACCCGGTCGTGATGATCCAGGCCTACCGGTTGCTGGCCGCGCGGTGCGACTATCCGCTGCATCTGGGGGTGACCGAGGCGGGGCCGGCCTTCCAGGGCACGGTCAAGTCGGCCGTCGCCTTCGGCGCGTTGCTGGCCGAGGGCATCGGCGACACCATCCGGGTGTCGCTGTCGGCGCCGCCGGTGGAGGAGGTCAAGGTCGGCAACCAGATCCTGGAGTCGCTCAACCTGCGCGAGCGCGGTCTGGAGATCGTCTCCTGCCCGTCCTGCGGGCGGGCCCAGGTCGACGTCTACACCCTGGCCGAGCAGGTGCAGGCCGGTCTGACGGGGATGAAGGTGCCGCTGCGCGTCGCCGTGATGGGCTGCGTGGTCAACGGGCCGGGCGAGGCCCGCGAGGCCGACCTCGGGGTCGCCTCCGGCAACGGCAAGGGGCAGATCTTCGTCAAGGGCGAGGTCATCAAGACCGTCCCCGAGTCGCAGATCGTGGAGACCCTGATCGAGGAGGCCATGCGCCTGGCCGAGGAGATGGGCGTCGAGATCGACCTCGACGACGACACCGCCGGGCCCGAGGTCGTCGTCGGCTGA
- a CDS encoding LLM class flavin-dependent oxidoreductase, whose translation MKFSLMLNPQIPGSGYSQEENARARRPIGRDTESYQKLLDEVREIAVHADRLGFDALMMTEHHFHSEGFEFSVNPLMFLTDLAARTERILLAPLGLVLPAWDPIRAAEDVALLDQFCRGRLRLGVARGYQNRWMNVLAQRWRASAARSDGSKDDDRNFDVFGEVLNIMKMAWTQETLRYRSEVLDYEVPAPFDGIEGWPAQEWTKTFGAPGELDDAGRIRAVSVCPRPYQNPHPELWQPFTISDRSVIRAAQEDILPWMFTPNPDEHAAKARLYQEESAKCGRDYKLGEHTGILKIVGMADTREEAIATYGKSMQKDFAAFFGPFGYLEVLRKEEDDRHRPISPEKGDFKRMNEVEMALLGNPDDVKRGIRRMLDRMPDLEWFGLFMQGQQGVLPLDTVKRNLELFATKVIPEFSG comes from the coding sequence GTGAAGTTCTCGTTGATGCTCAATCCGCAGATCCCCGGCTCGGGCTACAGCCAGGAGGAGAACGCCAGGGCCAGGAGGCCGATCGGGCGTGACACCGAGTCGTACCAGAAGCTGCTGGACGAGGTCCGCGAGATCGCCGTCCACGCCGACCGGCTCGGCTTCGACGCGCTGATGATGACCGAGCACCACTTCCACTCCGAGGGCTTCGAGTTCTCGGTCAACCCGCTGATGTTCCTGACCGACCTGGCGGCCAGAACCGAACGCATCCTGCTCGCGCCGCTCGGCCTGGTGCTGCCCGCCTGGGACCCGATCAGGGCGGCCGAGGACGTCGCCCTGCTGGACCAGTTCTGCCGGGGCCGTCTGCGGCTCGGTGTGGCCCGCGGCTACCAGAACCGGTGGATGAACGTCCTGGCGCAGCGCTGGCGCGCCTCCGCGGCCCGGTCGGACGGCTCGAAGGACGACGACCGCAACTTCGACGTGTTCGGCGAGGTGCTGAACATCATGAAGATGGCCTGGACGCAGGAGACCCTCCGCTACCGGTCCGAGGTGCTCGACTACGAGGTGCCCGCGCCGTTCGACGGCATCGAGGGCTGGCCCGCGCAGGAGTGGACCAAGACCTTCGGCGCCCCCGGCGAACTCGACGACGCCGGCAGGATCCGGGCGGTCTCGGTCTGCCCCCGGCCGTACCAGAACCCCCACCCCGAGCTGTGGCAGCCGTTCACCATCTCCGACCGCTCGGTGATCCGGGCCGCGCAGGAGGACATCCTGCCGTGGATGTTCACCCCGAACCCGGACGAACACGCGGCCAAGGCCAGGCTCTACCAGGAGGAGTCGGCCAAGTGCGGGCGTGACTACAAGCTGGGCGAGCACACCGGAATCCTCAAGATCGTCGGGATGGCCGACACCCGCGAGGAGGCCATCGCCACCTACGGCAAGAGCATGCAGAAGGACTTCGCCGCCTTCTTCGGCCCGTTCGGCTACCTGGAGGTCCTCCGCAAGGAGGAGGACGACCGCCACCGGCCGATCAGCCCGGAGAAGGGCGACTTCAAGCGCATGAACGAGGTCGAGATGGCCCTGCTCGGCAACCCCGACGACGTCAAGCGCGGCATCCGGCGCATGCTCGACCGGATGCCCGACCTGGAGTGGTTCGGCCTGTTCATGCAGGGGCAGCAGGGGGTGCTCCCCCTCGACACCGTCAAACGCAACCTCGAACTGTTCGCCACCAAGGTCATCCCGGAGTTCTCCGGCTGA
- a CDS encoding alpha/beta fold hydrolase: MAFTDLGDVRLFHTDDGTGGTTLLLVHGLGSDSCEWVHHIPALAERYRVVAVDVRGHGHSSAPESGNTPRRMADDLARLCAALGVGSCVAVGHSMGGHVVSHLAVEHPSLVGALVTVDPGYGFTGPVAAGFPAMIERMREDVMGVCLRNDEWTYTPASPGWLREWHRRRILATSPHVLLQAFEAMFGGPDALGLRSGAETYLARRTCPVLTFRFDPEQAAWEAGLFKDPRSKAVTWEGSGHRLHEERPGEFLTVVTNWLRSLP; the protein is encoded by the coding sequence ATGGCGTTCACGGACCTAGGCGACGTGCGGCTGTTCCACACCGACGACGGGACGGGCGGGACGACCCTGCTGCTCGTCCACGGGCTTGGGTCCGACTCCTGCGAATGGGTCCACCACATCCCCGCGCTGGCCGAGCGGTACCGGGTGGTCGCGGTGGACGTCCGGGGGCATGGTCATTCCTCCGCGCCGGAGTCCGGCAACACCCCCCGTCGGATGGCCGACGACCTCGCCCGGCTCTGCGCCGCGCTCGGCGTCGGCTCGTGCGTCGCGGTCGGCCATTCCATGGGCGGGCACGTCGTCTCCCACCTGGCCGTGGAACACCCCTCGCTGGTCGGAGCGCTGGTCACGGTCGACCCCGGGTACGGCTTCACCGGCCCGGTCGCCGCCGGTTTCCCGGCGATGATCGAGCGGATGCGCGAGGACGTCATGGGGGTGTGCCTGCGCAACGACGAATGGACCTACACCCCCGCGAGCCCCGGCTGGCTGCGCGAGTGGCACCGGCGGCGCATCCTGGCCACCTCGCCGCACGTGCTGCTCCAGGCGTTCGAGGCGATGTTCGGCGGACCGGACGCGCTCGGCCTGCGCTCCGGCGCGGAGACCTACCTGGCGCGCCGGACCTGTCCGGTGCTCACCTTCCGGTTCGACCCGGAGCAGGCCGCGTGGGAGGCCGGGCTGTTCAAGGACCCGCGTTCCAAGGCGGTCACCTGGGAGGGCAGCGGCCACCGGCTGCACGAGGAACGCCCCGGGGAATTCCTCACCGTCGTCACGAACTGGCTAAGGAGCCTGCCGTGA
- a CDS encoding trypsin-like serine peptidase: MTSSLPLVAAVPIVAGLLGASVIGTTAVQPGRQAVKTPVRPAEQVRQTATAPAPSGLAALSRPLAHPGPAEAPAAVPGAPAGKATGTTPASGAADVVEHTAADAAPEQRRVLGYWTPRRMAAAVPLDSLGTVTKAVRRILAPSGRAGSPAGARRLPAAARVTGARWASGGLVSRTTGRVFLTVGGNDFVCSASAVRSANRDLVVTAGHCVKDGAGAWADNWTFVPGYDRGRRPYGQFTARRMFVAGPWARTGDDSFDVGMVAVNTRKGRHLTDVVGGQEIAFGRPRGHRAHGFGFPADAPYNGERLIFCAGPLRDDPNGQTSDQGLRCDMTAGSSGGPWLSGFDASTGRGTIVSVSSFKYSDDRHTMYGPYFGGSARDLYTTAHVS, translated from the coding sequence ATGACCTCAAGCCTCCCCCTGGTCGCGGCCGTCCCCATCGTCGCAGGTCTGCTGGGCGCCTCCGTGATCGGCACCACGGCCGTCCAGCCCGGGCGGCAGGCCGTGAAGACCCCCGTCCGGCCCGCCGAGCAGGTCCGGCAGACCGCCACCGCGCCGGCGCCGTCCGGTCTCGCCGCGCTCTCCCGCCCGCTCGCGCACCCCGGCCCCGCCGAGGCACCCGCCGCCGTGCCCGGCGCCCCTGCCGGCAAGGCGACCGGCACGACCCCGGCGTCCGGAGCGGCCGACGTCGTCGAGCACACCGCCGCCGACGCCGCTCCGGAGCAGCGGCGCGTGCTCGGTTACTGGACCCCCCGCCGGATGGCCGCGGCGGTCCCGCTCGACTCCCTGGGCACCGTCACCAAGGCGGTCAGGCGGATCCTCGCCCCCTCCGGCCGGGCCGGGTCACCCGCCGGGGCCCGGCGGCTGCCGGCCGCCGCCCGCGTCACCGGCGCCCGCTGGGCCTCCGGCGGGCTGGTGAGCCGCACCACCGGGCGGGTGTTCCTGACCGTCGGCGGCAACGACTTCGTCTGCTCGGCCAGCGCGGTCAGGAGCGCCAACAGGGATCTGGTGGTGACCGCCGGCCACTGTGTCAAGGACGGCGCCGGCGCCTGGGCCGACAACTGGACCTTCGTCCCCGGTTACGACCGGGGACGCCGGCCCTACGGCCAGTTCACCGCGCGCCGCATGTTCGTCGCGGGCCCCTGGGCACGCACCGGCGACGACAGCTTCGACGTGGGCATGGTGGCGGTCAACACCAGGAAGGGCAGGCATCTCACCGATGTCGTCGGCGGCCAGGAGATCGCCTTCGGCAGGCCCAGGGGGCACCGGGCCCACGGCTTCGGCTTTCCCGCCGACGCGCCGTACAACGGCGAGCGCCTCATCTTCTGCGCCGGTCCGCTCCGCGACGACCCCAACGGCCAGACCAGCGACCAGGGCCTGCGCTGCGACATGACCGCCGGGTCCAGCGGCGGCCCCTGGCTGAGCGGCTTCGACGCCTCGACCGGGCGCGGCACGATCGTCTCGGTCAGCAGCTTCAAGTACAGCGACGACCGCCACACCATGTACGGCCCCTACTTCGGCGGCTCCGCCCGCGACCTGTACACCACGGCCCACGTCTCGTGA
- a CDS encoding DUF3037 domain-containing protein gives MKDVYEYAIIRVVPRVERGELVNVGVLLYCQPRGYLCARVELDESRLRALDTRVNLDGVRHALGAYQRSCTDDAGPLTGEPLGSRFRWLTAPRSTIVQTSPVHAGLTADPEAELEHLMNRLVRTP, from the coding sequence GTGAAGGACGTCTACGAGTACGCGATCATCCGGGTGGTGCCCCGGGTGGAACGCGGCGAGCTGGTCAACGTGGGCGTGCTGCTCTACTGCCAGCCGCGCGGCTACCTGTGCGCCAGGGTGGAGCTGGACGAGTCCCGGCTGCGGGCGCTCGACACCCGGGTGAACCTCGACGGGGTGCGCCACGCGCTGGGCGCCTACCAGCGCTCCTGCACCGACGACGCGGGGCCGCTGACCGGCGAGCCGCTGGGCAGCCGGTTCCGCTGGCTGACCGCGCCGCGCAGCACGATCGTGCAGACGAGCCCGGTCCACGCCGGCCTCACCGCCGACCCCGAGGCGGAACTGGAGCACCTGATGAACCGGCTGGTCCGCACGCCCTAG